A region of the Deltaproteobacteria bacterium genome:
CACGGACAGCAGGGGCACCGACGCATATAACCAGAAGCTTTCCCAGCGCCGAGTCGATGCCATCAAGAACTACCTGGTTGACAAGTTCGGGATCGATGCGGATCGTTTAACGGCTGTCGGCTAT
Encoded here:
- a CDS encoding OmpA family protein; protein product: TDSRGTDAYNQKLSQRRVDAIKNYLVDKFGIDADRLTAVGYGKSRPIATNDTDEGRQLNRRVQAVMETYIRR